CGATCGGTTCGGAAACCCGCGACACGCTTGCCGCGCAATCCGAGGCGGAGCGCAAGGCCCTCGAGATCAGCCTTTCCGCCAAGCTGGCCGAGGCCGAAAAGACCATTGCCGCGATGCGCGAAAAGGCGATGGGCAACGTCAAGACGATCGCCACCGATGCAACGGCGGCGATTGTTCAGCGTCTTTCGGGCGTTGCGCCGGATAATCAGACCATCGACCGTGCGGTCGATGCCTCGCTGAAGGGTTGAAGCGATGCTGCATGAAGCAGAATTCTGGGTTGCAGTTGCCTTCGTCCTGATGCTGGCGGTCTTCGGCTATTTCGGCGTCCATCGCACCATCGGCAAGGCGCTCGATAACCGCAGCGCGCGCATCCGCAAGGAGCTCGACGACGCCCGCCGTCTGAAAGAGGAAGCGCAGGCTCTTGTTGCCGAGTATCGCGCCCGCCGCCAAAGCGCCGAGCGCGAGGCGCAGGAGATCATCGCCGCCGCCAAGGCGGATGCGGAGCGGATCGCCGTCGAAGCCAAGGCCAAGATGGAAGATTTCGTAGCCCGCCGCACCAAATCGGCCGAGAACAAGATCGCGCAGGCCGAGACGCAGGCCGTCGCCGACGTTCGCGCCGCCGCCGCCGAGGCCGCAGCCACCGCAGCCGCCAGCGTGCTCTCGCTGACGGTCAAGGGCGACGTCGCCAACGGCCTGATCGAGAAAAGCATCAAGGACCTCGGCGCGAAGCTGAACTGAATTTCTCGCAAAGCAAAAAACAAAAAGGCCGGTCGAAAGACCGGCCTTTTTGCTTTGTTCAATGGCGGCAAGCTAGTGCTTCCGCCCGCGCGCGCGTGGCGCGGGCTTTTGCCCTGCCGGATCGAAGCCGATGTAGAAAACATAATTGTCGCCGGTATCTCCCGGCGGCACCGGATAAACGATGTCTTCGATCACCGCGCTGAAATCGGTGTAGCCCTCGCTTCCGCTCAGCACGACCGAGGTCTGGAGCGCCTTGGTGAAGATCACCTTCGTCGTGACGCCTTCCTGCATCACCGCGACGCGCATCGGAATCTCGACGCTCGGCGGCGCTCCGGCCGCGCCGGTAATGATCCGTCCCTGGATGCCGACGCGGGCGGTAATCTGCCCGCCGCTCAAGGTGCAATCGCGCGCGGTGCGCAGGATCGATGCCTGGTAGCGCAGATCCATGCCGCTCGCGGGCTTGCCCGGAAGCCCCACCGCCAGCGTCGATGCGCCGAAGCGGACATTGACGGGGGGACAGGTCGGCCCGCTATTGTCTTCCGGCGGAGGCGGCGCCTCACCGAGTGCCTGCGACTTGGAGCCGAAAATCTGGCTGAACCGGCTGCCGAGCGAGGGGCTGCTGGCGGCCGTCGAATCGGCGCTGGCGTTCGAGCCGCCGAACATGCTGCCGCCACCGCAGCCCGCGAGCGTCACGC
The nucleotide sequence above comes from [Pseudomonas] carboxydohydrogena. Encoded proteins:
- a CDS encoding ATP F0F1 synthase subunit B (Produces ATP from ADP in the presence of a proton gradient across the membrane. Subunit B is part of the membrane proton channel.) gives rise to the protein MLHEAEFWVAVAFVLMLAVFGYFGVHRTIGKALDNRSARIRKELDDARRLKEEAQALVAEYRARRQSAEREAQEIIAAAKADAERIAVEAKAKMEDFVARRTKSAENKIAQAETQAVADVRAAAAEAAATAAASVLSLTVKGDVANGLIEKSIKDLGAKLN